Part of the Zingiber officinale cultivar Zhangliang chromosome 6A, Zo_v1.1, whole genome shotgun sequence genome, GGGGAGCTTTGAGGGGGAGGCGTTTTTTGAGGTGATGGTGACGCCGAAGGAGACGGTGGAAGGCCGAGAATAGGAGAGCGAGTGATGGTGGCCACCGGCGAGTTGACCGAGTCGTCGTCGCCGCTGGATGAGTCGTGGTAGGCGCGTCGTACGTTTTTTGTCCGCGTCGACCGTTTCACAGAAATGAAAGGGCTTCCCTTAATCTGTCATTATAATTCTTTGTCATTATAATTTTTTTGATTTTCATGCAATCCTCTCGTTTATTAATTatcctctgaagtaaacagaGCCGAAgtggtggtattttttttttcacttccctacagataattttaaaaaaagaacatataatttaattaatattattgctAATTTTTATAAGTCATCGTCTAGCAATGCCCTAGCCGCCAAACCACCTTTCGTCACCTAACGGACGGAGTTCCGGTTGAACAGGCGAAGGGGCGAACGCCACCTCACGGAGCCCGCTGGCATTGGACACCATCTGATCTCCTCCACCTCACCTTACTCACGTCATCGATCTTGCAGTCGTTCAGGCGGAGACTTCCTCCTACTCCTcctactcctcctcctcctcctcctcctcctcctctcccgcCGCCATTCCTCGCATCCGTAACCTACAATTTACTAGGTCCACGTCCATCCCTGTTTTATGATTTTTTCCAGAATCGTATTCCTCATTTACATATTTAGTGAAACACATAAAAGGACTTGCTTGTTCCTTTTTGTTGTATCTCTAAGTTTCCTTTCTATGTGCAATGGTCTGTTAAAGCTTTATAATTATTCCTGTTTCTTGGTTTAAGAGGCTGCTGCACCAAGGGCTTTTCTCTTTCTACTTAGCTGTTGATTAAGATGTGTAATGCATATTAGATTTTCGAGTTTCCTTTTGTATTTGAAATCCatccaatttattttttttagctatGCAAGGTATAACTTCTTATTAATTTTCTATTTTGTTAGTcattccagttacatgcatatcatTCTTAGCAATTTGATGCATAAGATGTTTGATTTGGGGCTTGTGTTAGGAGTTTTTAACTCATATTCATTTGTAATTTTCTTTTAGAAACACTAAGTATCTTGTGAAATTGAAACTTGTGATATTTCTTTAtgcggcaatttaccaaaagacgtatGTAGGTTTTTGAATTTACCAAAAGTCTCATGCTATTTTGTTATTTACCAAAGAACGCATGTAAAACAGTGCTCTTCCCATTCTATCCTCCTGATaaattttattgtttttctttttattttctctgttatttccctctctcttctctttcacGTATGCATGAAACATCTATTCTCTTTCctcttctctttttttcttttctcttttgcacaccgattcttctaaaaatattttaacatcctcgagaagtcaaaataaacaatggatagcatatttgaccTCCTTGCAACCCCACAAATtcacagaaactgaaatgagtacaatcggagctctctaggtccatcagtgagttttggtcatACACTATCCGTTGTTTATTTAGACTTTTCaagggtgttaaaatataataaggaagaaTTGCTAAAAATTTTCATGTTGAACCTGATAATGGATAGAGGCCCAACGTGAAGAATTTTTGCGATTTTTTCTTattattaggcccaacgtggagaattttgacaattctttcttattatacttTAACACCCTcgagaagtcgaaataaacaatggatagcatatttgacctccttgcaaccccagaaatccacaggaactgaaatgagtgtaatcggagctctctaggtccatcagtggaccCACTaaagacctagagagctccgattgcacccatttcaattaTTGTGGATTTCaggggttgcaaggagttcaaatatgttatccattatttgTTTTGACTTCTCAgggtgttaaaatatttttagaagaattgacatgcaaaagagaggaaagaaaatagaTGTTGCATGCATACgtgaaagagaagagagagaaaactgtcagagaaaataaaaaagaaaagcaaTAAAATTTGTCAAGAGGATAGAATGGGAAGAGCATAAAAAGGTGTGCCCTTTGGTAAATAATAAAGTAGCATGCGCCTTTTGATAAATTCGAAAATCTACATACACCTTTTAGTAAATTGCCGTTCTTTATGGTTGCTTGTGATTCTTGAGTAGTTTTTTAAATTGTATTATTTGTGTAGGTGTTTGCAGTGCTTTATAATTTTGCCCattgaaattatttattttactAGATTGTTGTCCACTTGTTTGTTCTTCGTAGTTTGGTTGCAAATTGCACATTTCATTTGTTATAGAATAGCTTGATTAGTATTCTAAGatatagttgattttcctttgaTTGCCATGAATTTTTGTGGTTTAACAGTGGGTCTAGGTCTACCACTTGACCTATTGGCCAGACCACTGGACCAGAGACCCAGAGCTTGTCTGATTGTATTTTTGTTCTGTTTTTAATAACTACACATTGACGACTTCTCCAACTATTACCGTGAAGAACAACGACGAGACTAAGCTCAAAAGATTTTTTTCTTCATCTATGACTTTGTTGatgaaggggagtcttggcgcaacggtaaagttgttgctttgtgaccaaaagatcacgagttcgaatcctgaaaacaacctcttgcaaaaagtaaggtaagactgcgtacaatggatccttccctgggaGTCCGGAACCCCatatagcgggagcttcgtgcactgggcTGTTTTTCTTTTATGACTTTGTTGATGACATGTTTATCTCAACTCGTGTGCCTATTTTCAATCTCCTCTAGTTAAGAAACTTTGCAGTGACACTGATTGAACAATGAGCAGGTATTGCAAAAAATTAGTTTCCATGCTCCGCATACTCTATTAGTATGGAGTATGGACATATGCTTCTTGATTGTCTGGTATTATACAAAGGATTTCCATATTTTCTGTTGCTATTCCCAAGGTCAAAACTTTCTTTGTCGCTTTTCTTTGGAATTAACAAATATTTATGTCAGATTAATTGATAGATATTCTAATGCAAATATCTGTTTATATGTTTtagtttactttttttttaatggaTAATATGGCATAACATTGTTAAGCTTGGCTGATGGGAATGATTGCTAGTCGTAACAGATTGAGGTTTTCTATTATTATGAACACCATGTGTTAGACAAATACGTAATCCCATGTGAAAACTCTATGAATTCAATCAATTGCCTGTTGGATGTAGCATTGTGATGCATAAATTGATGCTATGATTATTGGAGCAAACCCGTAGATCAGTGATTAATTTAAACATCGCAAGGTGTAAATTGAAATGGTTTCAATTCAAATGAATAAACTGTTTCACCATCAGAATTGCTCCATGAATCTGTAAGGGTTCCTAATTGGCCTGTTTTGCACTGTTGTTTGATTctgcattttatttattttggttgTGTAGAACTGCCAGCTTGTGAAAGCATTGTGGTTTCTCTATCAATCAATATGGCATCTGAATCAAAGGCCAGTGCTGCTCAGAAAGTTGATCCTGTGATTTCTTCGGCTAAGAATTTTGACAAGGTATCACAATTTAAGCGCATGTGCAGAAAGTATCCCTTTATCGGATATGGCCTTCCTCTCATTTCACTAACGGTGTTGGGCTCCATAGGCCTTTCACATCTGCTACAAGGCAGGCAAGAGCTGGCTTTTCATACTTTTGCTTTTTGTTGGGTTCATGAAAAATTTATAGTTACTAATTGCACAAAGTTCTTCAGCATTTTTTTCCTTCTATGCATTTTGTAATTTTCTTATTCCCCCCTCTTAATCACATATTAATTTCAGCAAAGATGTGGCAAAGGAAAGAGATGAAATTGAGTGGGAGATCATTGAAACAAAAAAGGCACTCACTCGACTAGGCCCCAAGGATGGCTATGTGCCTAAAAAGATTTCTTTGGAGGAGGAACTCAAGGTAATTGATTATGCTACAAGCTGTAAGTTGTAGTTATTACTACTTTTCATGGGTGATCCTGATTAATATTCAACATACAGGCTTTGCAACAAAAGATTGATATTAACAGTTACGAGTACAAGAGAATCCCCAAACCAAATGAACAGGCAAAGTAAAGTATAGTTAGCATCTTTTCCGGCCGCACGGTTGTTAAGACATCTTGAACTTTAATAAGGAGACTTTCTGTTTCATTCTCGATTCCCAATGTAAATGCCAATATGAAATGGTTATATTATATACCTTCTTGTTCTAGTTATCAATCTTGTAATCAGATGTCAATAATTCTGATACTTCAAAGTTCCACTGGAGAACTGCTAGTTCACACACATTCTCGGCAGAGTGTGAAAGTCTAAATATCTAGTGATGTGGATGATCTGCATACACTCTTACTCTCGCATCCTTCATTTTATCTATAGCATAGCTATCATGGACCAAGTGCAGACACATAGGTAACTTTATGGTCCATGGAGTAGGCAGTAGCAGAGCTGGGGCACCACCAACTTGGAAAAGGAAACTACTAGAGGCCAAGGTTGCATGGCTTCTGGGGTTTGAAATAGTGAGTCTTGCAATGAGATGATGGTTTTCCAGCTTTACCATAGTTTTCAACCTTCAGCCAGGTGCAACCACCGGTTAAGAAATGAAGCTAAGACATGGAGGCTGGGGATGTTCCAAATAGGTTCATTTTAAGTATACTATCAACTGGATGAGTTTAGGATTATTGGTTTTATTATTTGCGTATCTATATGTTCAACTTATTGTTGTACTTTTAAACCAGGTGATAATGTGTTTCAGTATCAACTAATTGAAGTTGATGTTTAAatgaattgattacaagtgaagcAAGTGAAATATGTTGACTTAAGCATTTATAGTAAACAATAAAGCACACAACTCATATCCAGTAGAAAATAATGATGTCAAAGATTGTTTTGTCCCCAAATCCATGTCCCGTGCTTCAGAGTATTCATATTTTAGTGATAACATCTTCTGTAGAGTTCAAATAGTTAGAACACTTCCATTTATTCATCATTAAAAGGGCATTGATTTTTATTTATACTTTACCTAAACAGCTCTACAAAAGGATGCTCATTATAGTTATAGTCCATAGGGAAGATTAACAGAATGCTTAAGGTATAACTTTAGATTTTTCATCAATTTGGATCATGTTTTCGTACCTATGGAAGACATGTTTTGATGGATCAGGTAAATTGATTATCTGTAACATGCAATATAAATTTGTCTATACAAGCTCCATGTATGTATAGGTAATATGGCAACTAAATCAAAGATCAGTGCTTCTCAGAAAGTTGATCCTGTAGTGTCTCCAGCAAAGATTATTGACAAGGCC contains:
- the LOC121998484 gene encoding uncharacterized protein LOC121998484; the protein is MASESKASAAQKVDPVISSAKNFDKVSQFKRMCRKYPFIGYGLPLISLTVLGSIGLSHLLQGSKDVAKERDEIEWEIIETKKALTRLGPKDGYVPKKISLEEELKALQQKIDINSYEYKRIPKPNEQAK